In Dolichospermum flos-aquae CCAP 1403/13F, the following proteins share a genomic window:
- the sppA gene encoding signal peptide peptidase SppA: MNNFLKQTLASLIGSLLGLTIFSGVSTVGFLLILIAVASSQSSTPTVKDKSVLVFDLSMNITDSEPNSSQLLQKTFSGVEENNITLRKVVETLDKAGRDQNIVGVYIDGTNANSAVGYASLKEIRQALEKFRKTGKKIIAYSTDWSEKEYYLSSVANQVIVNPMGAMEINGLSSQPMFLAGAFEKYGVGVQIVRVGKFKGAVEPLILNKLSPENREQTQKLLDDVWGEWRKSVGTSRNILPQKLQAIANSQPILEPTAAKSNGLVDTIAYEDKVFTDLKKLTGNSEKDKTFTKISLSNYAEVPGKSLDSDHKIAIVYAEGEIVNGSGDEGQIGGDNFAKIFSKIRQNNQIKAVVLRINSPGGSATAAEIMQREIKLTRQIKPVIVSMGDVAASGGYWIASDSNRIFAQANTITGSIGVFGVLFNGQKLGNNNGITWDTVKTAQYADQQTISRPKSPQELAVYQRSVNRIYNLFLEKVSQGRKIPTAKVAEIAQGRVWSGTAAKQIGLVDEIGGLNVAIEYAAKQAKLGTDWEIQEYPRVSTFPERLFGKKLDETKAKLGIEKTQTKNSNPLINELGKLQQEIKTLQTMNDPQGIYTRLPVNFKIE; the protein is encoded by the coding sequence ATGAATAATTTTCTTAAACAAACCTTAGCAAGTTTAATTGGCAGTTTACTAGGACTGACAATTTTCTCTGGAGTCAGCACAGTGGGATTCTTATTAATATTAATTGCGGTTGCTAGTTCTCAAAGTTCAACCCCAACAGTGAAAGATAAGTCAGTTTTAGTTTTCGACTTGTCTATGAATATCACCGATAGTGAACCTAATTCCAGTCAATTATTGCAAAAAACTTTTAGCGGTGTTGAAGAAAATAACATCACATTGCGGAAAGTTGTGGAAACCTTAGATAAAGCCGGACGTGATCAAAATATTGTGGGTGTTTATATAGATGGAACTAATGCTAATAGTGCAGTTGGTTATGCTTCCTTGAAAGAAATTCGTCAAGCATTAGAAAAATTCCGTAAAACTGGTAAAAAAATAATTGCTTATAGTACAGATTGGAGTGAAAAAGAATATTATTTAAGTTCTGTAGCCAATCAAGTTATAGTTAATCCTATGGGAGCAATGGAAATCAACGGTTTAAGTTCACAACCAATGTTCTTAGCGGGGGCATTTGAAAAATACGGTGTTGGGGTGCAGATTGTGCGGGTGGGTAAATTTAAGGGTGCAGTAGAACCGTTAATCCTCAATAAACTCAGCCCAGAGAACCGAGAACAAACGCAGAAATTGTTAGATGATGTGTGGGGAGAGTGGCGGAAATCTGTGGGTACAAGTAGAAACATTCTACCCCAAAAATTGCAAGCGATCGCTAATAGTCAACCAATTTTAGAACCCACAGCAGCTAAATCTAATGGTTTAGTAGATACAATTGCTTACGAAGATAAAGTATTTACTGATTTGAAAAAATTAACTGGTAACAGTGAAAAAGATAAAACATTCACAAAAATCAGCTTGAGTAATTATGCAGAAGTTCCTGGAAAATCCTTAGATTCAGATCATAAAATTGCCATTGTTTATGCAGAAGGAGAAATAGTCAACGGTAGCGGTGACGAAGGACAAATTGGCGGTGATAACTTTGCAAAAATATTCTCAAAAATTAGGCAAAATAATCAAATAAAAGCAGTAGTTTTAAGAATTAATAGCCCTGGTGGTAGTGCTACCGCAGCCGAAATCATGCAGCGAGAAATCAAATTAACTCGTCAAATTAAACCCGTCATCGTTTCCATGGGAGATGTGGCTGCTTCCGGTGGTTATTGGATTGCTAGTGATTCCAACCGCATTTTTGCCCAAGCTAACACAATTACAGGTTCTATTGGTGTTTTTGGCGTATTATTTAATGGTCAAAAATTGGGCAATAATAATGGCATAACTTGGGATACAGTTAAAACGGCTCAATATGCAGATCAACAAACCATTTCCCGTCCTAAATCACCTCAAGAATTAGCAGTTTATCAACGCAGTGTTAACCGCATTTATAACCTATTCTTGGAGAAAGTTTCCCAAGGACGGAAAATCCCAACTGCAAAAGTAGCAGAAATCGCCCAAGGAAGAGTTTGGTCAGGAACAGCAGCCAAACAAATCGGTCTAGTTGATGAAATTGGTGGTTTAAATGTAGCCATTGAATATGCAGCTAAACAAGCAAAATTAGGAACTGATTGGGAAATACAAGAATATCCCAGAGTTAGTACATTTCCAGAACGCTTATTTGGTAAAAAATTAGATGAAACAAAAGCCAAACTAGGAATAGAAAAAACCCAAACTAAAAATTCCAACCCCCTCATAAATGAATTGGGAAAATTACAACAGGAAATAAAAACTTTACAAACAATGAATGATCCTCAAGGGATTTATACTCGTTTACCCGTTAACTTCAAAATTGAATAG
- the nagA gene encoding N-acetylglucosamine-6-phosphate deacetylase yields the protein MLANVDIINAKVPGYQDLQRILVNQAGIIEQIMSMNTAWEKVVRQDLQVLDVAGDWISLGGVDLQINGGLGLAFPELTVENSSMLPKISSFLWEAGVDGYLPTLVTTSIENIQRSLAILANYTPNSPTSAEILGVHLEGPFLNYYKRGAHPAEYLLPLTIDQIKRVLGDYAHIVKLITLAPELDTTGKVIPYLRSLGITVSLGHSQATAAEAQQAFTQGATMITHAFNAMPPLHHREPGLLGAAMNNPDVFCAFIADGQHVAPMILKILLRASERLFIVSDALAPLGLPDGIYPWDTRQIEIINGTARLQDGTLTGTTLPLLVGVQNLVKWGICDLETAISLATDAPRQAINLPTFAANQPAHLLRWNWDQIGKELAWKRLTA from the coding sequence ATGCTGGCAAATGTAGATATTATCAACGCAAAAGTCCCCGGTTATCAAGATTTACAAAGAATCTTAGTTAACCAAGCAGGCATAATTGAGCAAATTATGTCTATGAATACAGCATGGGAAAAAGTTGTACGACAAGACTTACAAGTTTTAGATGTGGCTGGAGACTGGATTTCTTTAGGTGGTGTGGATTTACAAATTAATGGTGGACTGGGTTTGGCCTTTCCAGAATTAACAGTAGAAAATTCCTCTATGCTGCCAAAAATCTCTTCATTTCTTTGGGAAGCAGGAGTTGACGGTTATTTACCAACCTTAGTGACCACCTCTATCGAAAATATTCAGCGATCGCTCGCCATTCTCGCCAATTATACCCCCAATTCTCCAACCTCCGCAGAAATTCTCGGAGTCCACCTCGAAGGACCATTTTTAAACTACTACAAACGCGGCGCACATCCAGCCGAGTATCTTCTTCCCCTCACCATAGACCAAATTAAACGTGTATTGGGAGATTATGCCCATATCGTCAAACTCATCACCCTGGCACCAGAATTAGACACCACCGGGAAAGTCATCCCATATTTGCGTTCTTTGGGAATCACCGTCAGCTTAGGACATTCTCAAGCCACCGCAGCGGAAGCCCAACAAGCCTTTACTCAAGGTGCTACAATGATAACTCATGCCTTCAACGCCATGCCACCCCTACACCACCGCGAACCAGGGCTATTAGGCGCAGCAATGAACAATCCTGATGTGTTCTGTGCTTTTATTGCCGATGGTCAGCACGTTGCCCCGATGATCTTAAAAATTCTTCTGCGGGCCAGTGAAAGGTTATTCATTGTCAGTGATGCCCTTGCACCATTAGGATTACCTGACGGCATCTATCCTTGGGATACCCGACAAATAGAAATTATCAACGGTACAGCCAGATTACAAGATGGGACATTAACGGGAACAACCCTACCATTATTAGTGGGAGTGCAAAATCTGGTCAAATGGGGAATTTGTGACCTAGAAACCGCCATTAGCCTCGCTACGGACGCACCTAGACAAGCTATTAATTTACCAACATTTGCCGCTAATCAGCCCGCTCATTTATTACGCTGGAACTGGGATCAAATTGGCAAAGAACTCGCTTGGAAACGGTTAACTGCCTGA
- a CDS encoding ATP-dependent Zn protease: protein MSQTAINLVAIFVFLMTFSSLLGPLIHLSPTIPALATVTFLGIATLDNFSFQGKGGTIVLDLVARFSPEYKERILHHEAGHFLVAYLLGIPVTSYTLSAWEAWKKGQPGQGGITLEDSELTAQIETGQITAQMLDRYCTIWMAGIAAETLVFNSAEGGNDDKIRLNEFLQVIGFSETGYQQKQRFHLLQSKNLIQENWDSYQALVTAMRKRASIVECLEIITSHKGTPDGEKMSGYH, encoded by the coding sequence ATGAGCCAAACTGCCATAAATCTCGTTGCTATATTCGTCTTTCTCATGACTTTTTCCAGCCTATTAGGACCATTAATACATCTTTCCCCAACGATACCAGCTTTAGCTACTGTGACATTTTTAGGAATTGCAACTTTAGATAATTTCAGCTTTCAAGGAAAGGGAGGAACGATAGTATTAGATTTAGTGGCGCGATTTTCTCCAGAATATAAAGAACGCATTTTACATCATGAAGCAGGTCATTTTCTCGTGGCTTACCTGTTAGGAATTCCGGTGACTAGCTACACTCTCAGCGCGTGGGAAGCTTGGAAAAAAGGACAACCAGGACAAGGGGGAATAACTTTAGAAGATAGCGAGTTAACAGCGCAAATAGAAACAGGTCAAATTACTGCTCAAATGTTAGACCGTTATTGTACTATTTGGATGGCGGGAATTGCGGCGGAAACTTTGGTTTTTAATTCTGCTGAAGGTGGCAATGATGATAAAATTAGGTTAAATGAATTTTTGCAAGTTATCGGGTTTTCGGAAACAGGTTATCAGCAAAAACAACGGTTTCATCTTCTTCAATCTAAAAATCTGATTCAGGAAAATTGGGATAGTTATCAAGCTTTGGTGACAGCAATGAGAAAAAGAGCTTCGATTGTCGAGTGTTTAGAAATAATTACCTCACACAAAGGCACTCCAGACGGGGAGAAAATGAGCGGTTATCACTAG
- a CDS encoding lipoxygenase family protein, translating into MQPFLPQNDPNPAQRQSSLEKGRKEYQFMYDFLPPMAMLKSVPPAENFSTKYIAERTLEAAELPLNMMAVKTHAMWDPLNELQDYEDFFPVLQKPNVMKTYETDDSFAEQRLCGVNPMVLRQIKQMPANFAFTIEELQDKFGNSINLIERLATGNLYVADYRSLAFVQGGTYAKGKKYLPAPLAFFCWRSSGFQDRGQLVPVAIQINPKAGKVSPLLTPFDDPLTWFYAKSCVQIADANHHEMSSHLCRTHLVMEPFAVVTPRQLAENHPLRILLKPHFRFMLANNDLARKRLVSRGGFVDELLAGTLQESLQIVVDAYKSWSLDQFALPRELKNRGVDDVKNLPHYPYRDDGILLWNAINKFVFNYLQLYYKSSADLKADGELQAWARELVAQDGGRVKGMSDRIDTLEQLVEIVTTIIYICGPQHSAVNFSQYEYMGFIPNMPLAAYQEIQQKGDIEDRQALIDFLPPAKPTNTQLSTVYILSDYRYDRLGYYEEEEFTDRNADQVVNKFQQELNVVQRKIELNNKGRLVNYEYLQPRLVLNSISI; encoded by the coding sequence ATGCAGCCATTTCTACCTCAAAATGACCCGAACCCCGCACAACGCCAATCTTCTCTAGAGAAAGGCCGCAAAGAGTATCAATTCATGTATGATTTTTTGCCGCCTATGGCAATGCTCAAAAGCGTACCTCCCGCAGAGAATTTTTCTACTAAGTATATTGCTGAACGGACATTAGAGGCAGCAGAACTTCCTCTAAATATGATGGCTGTTAAAACTCATGCTATGTGGGATCCTTTAAATGAATTGCAAGATTATGAAGACTTTTTCCCAGTTTTGCAAAAACCTAATGTGATGAAAACCTATGAAACCGATGATTCCTTCGCGGAACAACGGCTTTGTGGCGTGAATCCGATGGTTTTACGTCAAATTAAGCAAATGCCAGCTAACTTTGCCTTTACCATCGAAGAATTACAGGATAAGTTTGGCAATTCTATTAATTTAATCGAAAGATTGGCCACAGGAAATCTATATGTCGCTGATTATAGATCCTTGGCGTTCGTTCAAGGTGGCACTTATGCCAAAGGAAAAAAGTACCTACCAGCACCTCTAGCCTTTTTCTGTTGGCGCAGTTCAGGCTTTCAAGATCGAGGCCAATTAGTACCTGTAGCCATTCAAATCAATCCCAAAGCAGGTAAAGTCAGCCCCTTGCTAACTCCTTTTGATGACCCTTTAACCTGGTTTTATGCTAAGTCCTGTGTGCAAATTGCTGATGCTAATCATCATGAAATGAGCAGCCATTTATGCCGGACTCACCTGGTAATGGAACCCTTTGCTGTCGTCACCCCGCGTCAACTGGCTGAAAATCATCCTCTGAGAATATTACTCAAACCCCATTTCCGGTTTATGTTGGCTAATAATGATTTAGCTCGCAAGCGTCTGGTTAGTAGGGGCGGTTTTGTGGATGAATTATTAGCAGGAACTCTGCAAGAATCATTGCAAATTGTGGTAGATGCCTATAAAAGTTGGAGTCTAGACCAGTTTGCTCTACCTAGGGAACTCAAAAATCGCGGTGTAGATGATGTGAAAAACTTGCCACATTATCCTTATCGGGATGATGGAATTTTGTTATGGAATGCGATTAATAAGTTTGTATTTAACTATTTGCAACTTTATTACAAGAGTTCAGCAGACTTGAAAGCAGACGGAGAACTGCAAGCTTGGGCGCGGGAATTGGTGGCTCAGGATGGTGGTAGAGTTAAGGGTATGAGCGATCGCATTGATACCTTAGAACAATTAGTTGAGATTGTTACTACTATCATATATATTTGTGGTCCTCAGCATTCGGCGGTTAATTTCTCCCAATATGAATACATGGGTTTTATTCCTAATATGCCCCTAGCTGCTTATCAAGAAATTCAACAAAAGGGTGATATTGAAGACCGTCAAGCCCTCATAGATTTTCTACCACCAGCAAAGCCCACAAATACCCAATTATCAACTGTGTACATACTTTCAGACTATCGTTATGACAGACTGGGATATTATGAAGAGGAAGAATTTACAGATCGAAATGCTGACCAAGTTGTGAATAAATTTCAGCAAGAATTGAATGTGGTACAGAGAAAAATTGAATTGAATAATAAGGGACGTTTAGTAAATTACGAATATCTCCAACCCAGACTTGTTCTCAACAGTATTAGTATTTAA
- a CDS encoding type A2 lantipeptide — translation MANIQIFEINEDGELLVNDPALAGALQELKPEEINMIVVGGKDTVVINKVKQCGCTIIKK, via the coding sequence ATGGCTAACATTCAAATCTTTGAAATTAATGAAGACGGAGAATTGCTAGTAAATGATCCAGCATTAGCAGGGGCGCTTCAAGAGTTAAAGCCTGAAGAAATTAACATGATAGTTGTTGGTGGTAAAGATACTGTTGTTATCAATAAGGTCAAACAATGTGGTTGCACCATAATTAAAAAATAA
- a CDS encoding Uma2 family endonuclease, with amino-acid sequence MQSPLNILTVEEYLDAEKSSDIRHEYVAGQVFAMAGASEEHNLIAGNIYAILRPHLRGSSCRAFVSDMKVKVKIRNANIFYYPDIIVTCDPEDKERYFKTRPNLIIEVLSNSTATIDKREKRINYQTIDSLKEYVLIYQNQIKVEVYRQDNQGNWSTEVLGKDDKLRLESVNLTLTMADIYEDVLKQLNVKN; translated from the coding sequence ATGCAATCTCCATTAAATATTCTCACCGTTGAAGAATACCTAGACGCTGAAAAATCTAGCGATATTCGCCATGAATATGTGGCCGGACAAGTTTTTGCAATGGCGGGTGCAAGCGAAGAACATAACCTGATAGCTGGTAATATTTACGCTATACTACGTCCTCATCTTCGCGGGAGTTCCTGTCGTGCTTTCGTGTCAGATATGAAAGTAAAAGTTAAAATCAGAAATGCTAATATATTCTACTATCCTGATATTATTGTTACTTGTGATCCTGAAGATAAGGAAAGATACTTTAAAACTCGTCCTAATTTGATTATAGAAGTTTTATCTAATTCCACAGCAACAATAGACAAACGTGAAAAACGCATTAATTATCAAACCATAGATAGTTTAAAGGAATATGTTCTAATTTACCAAAATCAAATAAAAGTAGAAGTTTATCGTCAAGATAATCAAGGAAATTGGTCAACTGAAGTATTAGGAAAAGATGATAAATTGCGGTTAGAATCAGTAAATTTAACCTTGACAATGGCAGATATTTATGAAGATGTGTTAAAACAACTAAATGTCAAAAATTAA
- a CDS encoding FAD-binding domain-containing protein has translation MSDLILFWHRRDLRISDHTGLAAAREKSAKIVGVFCLDPQILEGDDIAPVRVKYMIGCLQSLQERYQQAGSQLLILQNDPVIAIPKLAAALKAKAVFWNWDVEPYSQIRDLAVSEALKVEGIEFLNYNWDQLLHSPTEIFSGTKTPYTVYTPFWKNWITKSKAKPVKTLANLENLTAKEEEIAQQEGTVNLPAAEDLGFIWDAELIISPGELAAQEKLDNFAKSAINGYQEQRNFPAIHGTSQLSAALKFGVIGMRTIWQTTIEALANSNSEEVNASIQTWQKELAWREFFQHAMYHFPALANGAYRDTFKTFPWQNNETYFQAWCEGKTGYPIVDAAMRQLNETGWMHNRCRMIVASFLTKDLIINPQWGEKYFMQKLIDGDLSANNGGWQWSASSGMDSQPLRIFNPASQTQKFDAEAEYIRQWIPELRYVDPEYLVTGKIPPLDYYGTNYPQPIVDHKQQQALFKQLYQQQKAIS, from the coding sequence ATGTCTGATCTAATTCTGTTTTGGCATCGTCGAGATTTACGCATTTCTGATCATACGGGACTAGCTGCGGCTAGAGAAAAAAGTGCGAAGATTGTGGGTGTATTTTGTCTAGATCCCCAAATTCTCGAAGGTGATGATATTGCCCCCGTTAGGGTAAAATATATGATTGGCTGTTTGCAATCTCTTCAGGAAAGATATCAGCAAGCGGGTAGTCAATTATTAATTTTACAAAATGATCCTGTTATTGCAATTCCCAAATTAGCAGCAGCATTAAAAGCTAAAGCTGTATTTTGGAATTGGGATGTTGAACCTTATTCCCAAATAAGAGATTTAGCAGTAAGTGAGGCTTTGAAAGTTGAAGGAATTGAATTTCTTAACTATAATTGGGATCAATTATTGCACTCTCCAACGGAAATTTTTAGCGGTACAAAAACTCCCTATACTGTTTATACTCCTTTCTGGAAAAATTGGATTACTAAATCTAAAGCTAAACCTGTTAAAACTTTAGCAAATCTAGAGAATTTAACAGCTAAAGAAGAAGAAATTGCTCAACAAGAGGGAACAGTTAATTTACCTGCTGCTGAAGATTTAGGTTTTATTTGGGATGCAGAATTAATAATTTCTCCCGGAGAATTAGCAGCACAAGAAAAATTAGATAATTTTGCAAAATCTGCTATTAATGGATATCAAGAACAGCGGAATTTTCCCGCAATTCATGGTACATCTCAATTAAGTGCAGCTTTGAAGTTTGGTGTTATTGGGATGAGAACTATTTGGCAAACTACTATAGAAGCCTTAGCAAATAGTAATAGTGAAGAAGTAAATGCCAGTATCCAAACATGGCAAAAAGAATTAGCATGGCGGGAATTTTTTCAACACGCTATGTACCATTTTCCAGCCTTAGCTAACGGTGCATATAGGGATACTTTTAAAACCTTCCCTTGGCAAAATAATGAAACATATTTTCAGGCTTGGTGTGAGGGCAAAACAGGTTATCCTATAGTTGACGCGGCTATGCGGCAATTAAATGAAACAGGCTGGATGCACAATAGATGTAGAATGATTGTTGCCAGTTTCTTGACTAAAGATTTAATTATTAATCCCCAATGGGGAGAAAAATATTTTATGCAGAAACTCATTGATGGTGATTTATCTGCTAATAATGGAGGTTGGCAATGGAGTGCTTCTAGTGGTATGGACTCCCAACCATTACGCATTTTTAACCCAGCTAGTCAAACCCAAAAATTTGATGCAGAAGCAGAGTATATTCGGCAATGGATACCAGAATTGCGTTATGTAGATCCAGAATATTTGGTAACTGGGAAAATTCCCCCGTTAGATTATTATGGAACAAATTATCCGCAACCAATTGTTGATCATAAACAACAGCAAGCTTTATTTAAGCAGTTATATCAGCAACAAAAAGCTATTAGTTAA
- the fni gene encoding type 2 isopentenyl-diphosphate Delta-isomerase — protein MNAPINTSAQTQNRKADHIRICLEDNVQSPVITTGLEKYRFTHTCLPEIDGKDIDVSTTFLGKYLHAPLLISSMTGGTEPAGIINRRLAEVAQEYKLAMGVGSVRVAVEKPQVANTFAVRKYAPDILLFANLGAVQLNYDYGIDECLRIIDLVEADALILHINPLQEFIQPRGDTNFHGLLDKISNLCNNLPVPVIAKEVGNGISATMAEKLIAVGVQAIDVAGAGGTSWAMVESERAETVLQRRLGQTFGDWGIPTADCIASIREHDPDVPLIASGGLRNGLDVAKAIALGADIAGLAMPFLKAAAVSEAAVVELTEVLIAEITTVLFCTANINLYKLKQSQNLQLIIYN, from the coding sequence GTGAACGCTCCTATTAACACCTCAGCCCAAACCCAAAATCGCAAAGCAGATCATATCCGCATCTGTTTAGAAGATAATGTCCAATCTCCAGTAATTACCACTGGGTTAGAAAAATATCGCTTTACCCATACTTGTTTACCAGAAATTGATGGTAAAGATATTGATGTGAGTACGACATTTTTGGGAAAATATCTCCATGCACCTTTGTTAATTTCCTCCATGACGGGAGGTACAGAACCAGCGGGAATTATTAACCGTCGTCTAGCCGAAGTTGCCCAAGAATACAAATTAGCAATGGGTGTAGGATCTGTAAGAGTGGCAGTGGAAAAACCCCAAGTTGCAAATACCTTTGCTGTTCGTAAATATGCGCCGGATATTCTCCTCTTTGCTAATTTAGGCGCGGTACAGCTTAATTATGATTATGGTATTGATGAATGTTTGCGAATTATTGATCTGGTGGAAGCCGATGCTTTGATTTTACATATTAACCCTTTGCAGGAATTCATTCAACCCAGGGGTGATACTAACTTTCATGGATTACTTGACAAAATATCTAACTTGTGCAATAACTTACCAGTTCCCGTAATTGCCAAAGAAGTAGGTAATGGAATTTCTGCAACTATGGCAGAAAAATTGATAGCTGTGGGAGTGCAAGCTATTGATGTGGCTGGCGCTGGTGGTACGTCTTGGGCAATGGTTGAAAGTGAACGGGCAGAAACTGTCTTACAGCGGCGTTTGGGGCAAACATTTGGGGACTGGGGGATACCCACAGCCGATTGTATTGCCAGTATTCGGGAGCATGATCCCGATGTTCCCTTAATTGCATCTGGGGGCTTACGCAATGGTTTAGATGTGGCTAAAGCGATCGCTTTAGGGGCTGATATTGCTGGTTTAGCAATGCCCTTTCTCAAAGCAGCAGCAGTATCGGAAGCGGCTGTAGTAGAATTGACAGAGGTATTAATTGCCGAAATCACCACCGTCTTATTTTGCACTGCTAACATCAATCTGTATAAATTAAAACAATCTCAAAATTTACAGTTAATAATTTACAACTAA
- a CDS encoding radical SAM protein has protein sequence MTTIETVKQANLVRAGLISDKAFELIILPTEQCNFRCIYCYEDFSIGRMKPEVISGIKALLDKRSSKLNFLNLSWFGGEPLIAKDIVLDISEYATSLAAKNSHLQYSGSMTTNGYLLDINTASALANVGVTHYQISLDGPKEIHDQSRIRADGKSTFERIWNNLLAIRDSSLPVSILLRLHFNPDTFNLLDPLLEDIKKEFLPDSRFSAFFKGIEHFGGPNDSSIKVFSEAEKEAANKILQSKLFGDDLKSPQDGSPPAEYVCYAARPNSLVIRANGKVNKCTVALTDERNDVGTLQPDGQLKLIPGRFAPWVRGIETLDFETLGCPLVSLPSSDEISANLSRKSVAV, from the coding sequence ATGACAACAATAGAAACTGTAAAACAAGCTAACTTGGTGCGTGCGGGATTAATATCTGATAAAGCTTTTGAATTAATTATTTTACCAACAGAACAATGTAACTTTCGTTGTATTTATTGCTATGAAGATTTTTCCATAGGGAGAATGAAACCTGAAGTAATCTCAGGTATTAAAGCTCTTTTAGACAAACGATCTTCAAAGTTGAATTTTTTAAACCTATCCTGGTTTGGTGGTGAACCCCTGATTGCTAAGGATATTGTTTTAGATATCTCTGAATATGCTACATCTTTAGCGGCAAAAAATTCTCATTTGCAGTATTCAGGATCTATGACAACCAATGGTTATTTACTAGATATTAATACTGCTTCTGCTTTAGCTAATGTAGGGGTTACACATTACCAAATTTCCCTTGATGGACCAAAGGAAATTCATGATCAGAGCCGGATTCGGGCAGATGGTAAAAGTACATTTGAGCGAATTTGGAATAATTTACTAGCAATACGGGATAGTTCATTACCAGTTTCTATCTTGTTACGTCTTCATTTTAATCCAGATACATTTAACTTGCTTGATCCTTTGTTGGAAGATATTAAAAAAGAATTTTTACCTGATTCCAGGTTCTCTGCTTTCTTTAAAGGTATTGAGCATTTTGGTGGACCTAATGATAGTTCAATCAAGGTTTTTTCAGAAGCTGAGAAGGAAGCAGCTAATAAAATACTTCAATCTAAATTATTTGGTGATGATTTAAAATCACCACAGGATGGTAGTCCACCAGCGGAATATGTTTGTTATGCTGCACGTCCTAACTCCTTAGTTATTCGTGCTAACGGAAAAGTTAATAAATGTACAGTAGCGCTTACAGATGAACGTAATGACGTTGGTACTTTACAGCCAGATGGTCAGCTTAAACTTATACCAGGGCGTTTTGCTCCTTGGGTTCGTGGAATTGAAACCCTTGATTTTGAAACATTAGGTTGTCCTTTAGTTTCATTACCCAGTAGCGATGAAATTAGTGCTAATTTATCAAGAAAGTCTGTTGCTGTGTAA
- the purE gene encoding 5-(carboxyamino)imidazole ribonucleotide mutase has product MSLEVGIIMGSDSDLPTMKDAIAICEEFGIVVEVAIVSAHRTPERMFEYAKTAHQRGIKVIIAGAGGAAHLPGMVASLTPLPVIGVPVATRNLQGVDSLYSIVQMPAGIPVATVAIGNSKNAGLLAVQILATHQPELLEKVQVYRQSLCNMVMEKQAKLDQFGYEKYLQQ; this is encoded by the coding sequence ATGAGTCTCGAAGTTGGTATTATCATGGGTAGTGATTCCGATTTGCCTACAATGAAGGATGCGATCGCTATTTGCGAAGAATTTGGTATTGTAGTTGAAGTTGCCATTGTCTCTGCCCATCGTACCCCAGAACGAATGTTTGAATATGCTAAAACTGCACATCAACGCGGTATCAAGGTAATTATTGCTGGTGCAGGTGGTGCGGCACATCTTCCTGGTATGGTAGCATCTTTAACTCCTTTACCTGTTATTGGTGTTCCCGTCGCTACTCGAAATTTACAAGGTGTGGATTCTTTATATTCTATAGTGCAAATGCCAGCAGGAATACCTGTTGCCACTGTCGCTATTGGGAATTCTAAAAATGCTGGACTTTTAGCTGTACAAATTCTTGCTACTCACCAACCAGAATTACTCGAAAAAGTGCAAGTTTATCGCCAAAGTCTTTGTAATATGGTCATGGAAAAGCAAGCTAAACTAGATCAGTTTGGATATGAAAAATATTTGCAACAATAG